A genome region from Micromonospora peucetia includes the following:
- a CDS encoding alpha-amylase has product MQRRRRLSAIVALGVIAGLIVPTAATAPPAAAAPTGGKRVIANLFEWNWASVATECRTTLGPKGYGWVQVSPPQEHVRGSQWWLAYQPVSYRIESRKGTRAQFKSMVDTCHAAGVKVVVDAVINHMSGQDNGGTGWAGSSYGHYDYPGIYQTQDFHHCGRNGGDDIVNYNDRWEVQNCELVNLSDLKTESDYVRTKIAGYLNDLLSLGVDGFRMDASKHMPAADIAAIRAKLSRSAYVVQEVIHGAGEPIQPGEYTGNGDVHEFRYGKDLARVFRSEKLSYLRNFGEGWGHLPSGSAAVFVDNHDTQRDVGGVLTYRDRGIYALANAFMLAWPYGSPTVMSSYTYSQRDQGPPSDSSGRTLNAACYSGWECEHRWPVIANMVGFRNATEGAGVVNWYDNGNNHIAFGRAGKGYVTINDEDSAVTGRSYQTGLPAGRYCDVIHGTFSAGTCSGPVITVDGNGWFAANVPAHDAIAIHVGARLS; this is encoded by the coding sequence ATGCAGAGACGTCGACGTCTGTCGGCGATCGTCGCCCTCGGCGTGATCGCGGGCCTGATCGTCCCCACCGCAGCGACGGCACCCCCGGCCGCAGCAGCCCCGACGGGCGGCAAGAGGGTCATCGCCAACCTCTTCGAGTGGAACTGGGCCTCGGTGGCCACCGAGTGCCGCACCACCCTCGGCCCCAAGGGCTACGGGTGGGTGCAGGTCTCGCCGCCCCAGGAGCACGTCCGGGGCTCGCAGTGGTGGCTGGCGTACCAGCCGGTCAGCTACCGGATCGAGTCCCGTAAGGGCACTCGCGCCCAGTTCAAGTCCATGGTCGACACCTGCCACGCCGCCGGGGTGAAGGTGGTCGTCGATGCGGTGATCAACCACATGTCCGGGCAGGACAACGGCGGCACCGGCTGGGCCGGCTCGTCGTACGGGCACTACGACTACCCGGGGATCTACCAGACGCAGGACTTCCACCACTGCGGTCGCAACGGCGGCGACGACATCGTCAACTACAACGACCGGTGGGAGGTGCAGAACTGCGAGCTGGTCAACCTCTCCGACCTGAAGACCGAGTCGGACTATGTCCGCACGAAGATCGCCGGCTACCTCAACGATCTGCTCTCGCTGGGCGTCGACGGCTTCCGGATGGACGCCAGCAAGCACATGCCGGCTGCCGACATCGCCGCCATCAGGGCGAAGCTGTCCCGCTCGGCGTACGTCGTGCAGGAGGTGATCCACGGCGCCGGGGAGCCGATCCAGCCGGGCGAGTACACCGGCAACGGCGATGTGCACGAGTTCCGCTACGGCAAGGACCTGGCCCGGGTCTTCCGCTCCGAGAAGCTCTCCTACCTGCGCAACTTCGGCGAGGGCTGGGGGCACCTGCCCAGCGGCTCGGCGGCCGTGTTCGTGGACAACCACGACACCCAGCGCGACGTCGGCGGGGTGCTGACCTACCGCGACCGGGGCATCTACGCGCTGGCCAACGCGTTCATGCTCGCCTGGCCGTACGGCTCCCCCACGGTCATGTCGAGTTACACGTACAGCCAGCGCGACCAGGGCCCACCCTCGGACAGCTCCGGCAGGACCCTCAACGCCGCCTGTTACTCCGGCTGGGAGTGCGAGCACCGCTGGCCGGTGATCGCCAACATGGTCGGTTTCCGCAACGCCACCGAGGGCGCGGGCGTCGTCAACTGGTACGACAACGGCAACAACCACATCGCCTTCGGCCGGGCCGGCAAGGGCTACGTCACGATCAACGACGAGGACTCCGCGGTCACCGGCCGGTCGTACCAGACCGGGCTGCCGGCCGGCCGCTACTGCGACGTCATCCACGGCACGTTCAGCGCGGGTACGTGCAGCGGGCCGGTGATCACCGTGGACGGCAACGGCTGGTTCGCCGCGAACGTGCCGGCCCACGACGCGATCGCCATCCACGTGGGTGCCCGGCTGAGCTGA
- a CDS encoding saccharopine dehydrogenase family protein, whose protein sequence is MREQRVHDVVLFGATGFTGGLTAEYLARNAPPGLRWALAGRNPGKLAAVRDRLAAIDPALAGLPLLTADVTDPESLRAVAENARVVATTVGPYVHHGEPLVAACARAGTDYLDITGESEFVDLMYVRHHAEAERTGARLVHACGFDSIPHDLGVWFTLRHLPDDVPVTVDGFVRAGGRISAGTYHSALTAFSRTAQASRAARERRQVEPRPTGRRVRAVPGRVARSKELGMWMVPLPTIDPQVVRRSAAARPEYGPDFRYRHFAAVKRLPTVLAGAVGLGGLVALVKLPPTRRWLLGRLASGQGPTPQQRAKSWFRVRFVATGGGRRVLTEVAGGDPGYDETAKMLAESALCLATDKLPATAGQVTPVTAMGDALLDRLVRAGMTFRVLDTPH, encoded by the coding sequence ATGCGTGAGCAGCGGGTGCACGACGTCGTCCTGTTCGGGGCCACCGGCTTCACCGGGGGGCTGACCGCCGAGTATCTGGCCCGCAACGCCCCGCCCGGGCTGCGCTGGGCGCTCGCCGGTCGCAACCCCGGCAAGCTGGCCGCCGTACGGGACCGACTGGCCGCGATCGACCCGGCGCTGGCCGGGCTGCCCCTGCTCACCGCCGACGTCACCGATCCGGAGTCGCTGCGGGCGGTGGCCGAGAACGCCCGGGTGGTGGCCACCACCGTCGGCCCGTACGTCCACCACGGGGAGCCGCTGGTCGCGGCCTGCGCCCGCGCCGGCACCGACTACCTGGACATCACCGGCGAATCCGAGTTCGTCGACCTGATGTACGTGCGCCACCACGCCGAGGCGGAGCGCACCGGGGCCCGGCTGGTGCACGCCTGCGGGTTCGACTCGATCCCGCACGACCTGGGCGTCTGGTTCACCCTCAGGCACCTCCCGGACGACGTGCCGGTCACCGTCGACGGCTTCGTCCGGGCGGGCGGGCGGATCTCCGCCGGCACGTACCACTCGGCGCTCACCGCCTTCTCCCGCACGGCACAGGCGTCCCGCGCGGCCCGCGAGCGGCGGCAGGTCGAGCCGCGACCGACCGGACGGCGGGTACGCGCGGTGCCCGGCCGGGTCGCCCGCTCGAAGGAGCTGGGCATGTGGATGGTGCCGCTGCCGACCATCGACCCGCAGGTGGTCCGCCGCTCGGCTGCCGCCCGCCCCGAGTACGGGCCGGACTTCCGCTACCGGCACTTCGCCGCCGTCAAGCGGCTGCCCACCGTGCTGGCGGGCGCGGTCGGGCTGGGCGGCCTGGTGGCCCTGGTGAAGCTGCCGCCGACCCGACGCTGGCTGCTCGGCCGGCTCGCCTCCGGGCAGGGGCCGACGCCGCAGCAGCGGGCGAAGTCCTGGTTCCGGGTCCGGTTCGTCGCCACCGGCGGCGGGCGGCGGGTGCTGACCGAGGTGGCCGGCGGCGATCCCGGCTACGACGAGACAGCGAAGATGCTCGCCGAGTCGGCGCTCTGCCTGGCCACCGACAAGCTGCCGGCCACCGCCGGTCAGGTCACCCCGGTCACCGCGATGGGCGACGCGCTGCTGGACCGGCTGGTGCGGGCGGGGATGACCTTCCGGGTGCTGGACACCCCGCACTGA
- a CDS encoding MerR family DNA-binding transcriptional regulator, whose product MRSIGELARASGLTVSALRFYDSAGVLIPALVDPVTGYRWYTNDQVVPARLVAGLRRVGMPVAEIAAALRVEPAQVHRLLDAHLRRLEDGLADARRELSRIRTLIDSEEHPMTTHIILSRVDLAAAVDAVRFAVGADPDLPVLAGVLFESDGDGVRLVATDRHRMSIARVDARVDGPAVRVLAPVAFVDEVRALLDPGAGSTSEAHLTVAGGTISVSVAGRTVDAAALPYDFPDYRRLLRPTPDDGPAHRLTVDAAALRAALTSADAPVVTRRHDDAPLSVTVLGPDGRGGVRLLGADELTGQQDTFRVGVNGGYLLQALDAAGLGQLLLELDGPIAPLAVRRPDDADAFSILMPIQL is encoded by the coding sequence CTGCGCAGCATCGGCGAACTGGCCCGGGCCAGCGGGCTGACCGTGAGCGCCCTGCGGTTCTACGACTCGGCGGGGGTGCTGATCCCGGCCCTGGTCGACCCGGTGACCGGCTACCGCTGGTACACGAACGACCAGGTGGTGCCCGCCCGGCTGGTGGCGGGGCTGCGCCGGGTCGGCATGCCGGTGGCCGAGATCGCCGCCGCGCTGCGGGTCGAGCCGGCGCAGGTGCACCGCCTGCTCGACGCGCACCTGCGCCGGCTGGAGGACGGCCTCGCCGACGCCCGTCGCGAGCTCTCCCGGATCCGTACGCTGATCGATTCCGAGGAGCACCCGATGACCACCCACATCATCCTGTCCCGCGTCGACCTGGCTGCCGCCGTGGACGCGGTCCGCTTCGCGGTCGGCGCCGACCCCGACCTGCCGGTGCTGGCCGGCGTGCTGTTCGAGTCCGACGGCGACGGCGTACGGCTGGTGGCGACCGACCGGCACCGGATGTCCATCGCACGGGTGGACGCCCGGGTCGACGGGCCGGCGGTGCGGGTGCTCGCCCCGGTCGCCTTCGTCGACGAGGTGCGAGCCTTGCTCGACCCGGGCGCGGGGAGCACCTCCGAGGCGCACCTGACCGTGGCCGGCGGGACGATCTCGGTCTCCGTCGCCGGCCGTACGGTCGACGCCGCCGCCCTGCCGTACGACTTCCCGGACTACCGCCGCCTGCTCCGCCCGACGCCCGACGACGGGCCGGCGCACCGGCTGACGGTCGACGCCGCCGCCCTGCGGGCGGCCCTGACCAGCGCCGACGCCCCCGTCGTCACCCGCCGGCACGACGACGCCCCGCTGTCGGTGACCGTGCTCGGCCCGGACGGCCGGGGCGGGGTGCGGCTGCTCGGGGCGGACGAACTGACCGGGCAGCAGGACACGTTCCGGGTCGGGGTCAACGGCGGCTACCTGCTCCAGGCCCTCGACGCGGCTGGCCTGGGCCAGTTGCTGCTGGAGCTGGACGGCCCGATCGCGCCGCTGGCGGTGCGCCGCCCCGACGACGCCGACGCCTTCTCCATCCTGATGCCGATCCAGCTCTGA
- the serS gene encoding serine--tRNA ligase, which yields MLDMELIRKDREAVATALAKRLDPAEVTRALDEIQRLDQERRALISEIDGDRQRRKAEARAYAAAKRAGTEPEVSAPEAGRKQLAQLESELDEVQSRLRGAMSELPNLPADDVVPGGKEANRVVHTFGEPPAIEKVRDHVELSRMLGLVDHERGVKLGGSGFWMYTGMGARLEWALLNFFIDEHVKAGYEFLLPPHLLLDTAGFAAGQFPKFYDDVYHLDRESAPRGQFLLPTSETAILGAYQDEILETAKLPLKAFAYTPCYRREAAGSHSDERGTVRGHQFNKVEIFQFCLPDQADAALEEMLLHAESLVEKLGLHYQRSLLSAGDASASMKKTLDIEVWMPSTGKYKEVSSVSWAGDYQARRAAIRYREPGGKQTRFVHTLNGSALATSRLFPAILEQFQQPDGSVLIPEVLQPRLGTNRLTPR from the coding sequence ATGCTCGACATGGAGTTGATCCGGAAGGATCGCGAGGCGGTGGCGACCGCGCTGGCGAAGCGACTGGATCCCGCCGAGGTCACCCGGGCCCTGGACGAGATCCAGCGGCTCGACCAGGAACGCCGCGCCCTGATCAGTGAGATCGACGGCGACCGGCAGCGCCGCAAGGCCGAGGCGCGTGCGTACGCGGCGGCGAAGCGCGCCGGAACCGAGCCGGAGGTCTCCGCGCCGGAGGCGGGCCGTAAGCAGCTCGCCCAGCTGGAGTCTGAGCTGGACGAGGTGCAGTCCCGGCTGCGCGGCGCGATGAGCGAGCTGCCCAACCTCCCCGCCGACGACGTCGTGCCGGGCGGCAAGGAGGCCAACCGGGTCGTCCACACCTTCGGCGAGCCGCCGGCCATCGAGAAGGTTCGCGACCACGTCGAGCTGAGCCGGATGCTGGGCCTGGTCGACCACGAGCGCGGGGTCAAGCTCGGCGGTTCCGGCTTCTGGATGTACACCGGCATGGGTGCCCGGCTGGAGTGGGCGCTGCTCAATTTCTTCATCGACGAGCACGTCAAGGCCGGCTACGAGTTCCTGCTCCCGCCGCACCTGCTGCTGGACACCGCCGGGTTCGCCGCCGGGCAGTTCCCGAAGTTCTACGACGACGTCTACCACCTGGACCGGGAGTCCGCCCCGCGCGGCCAGTTCCTGCTGCCCACCTCGGAGACGGCGATCCTCGGGGCGTACCAGGACGAGATCCTGGAGACGGCGAAGCTGCCGCTGAAGGCGTTCGCCTACACGCCGTGTTACCGGCGCGAGGCGGCCGGGTCGCACTCGGACGAGCGGGGCACCGTCCGGGGTCACCAGTTCAACAAGGTGGAGATCTTCCAGTTCTGCCTGCCGGATCAGGCCGACGCCGCGCTGGAGGAGATGCTCCTGCACGCGGAGAGCCTGGTCGAGAAGCTGGGCCTGCACTACCAGCGCAGCCTGCTCTCGGCCGGCGACGCCAGCGCGTCGATGAAGAAGACCCTCGACATCGAGGTGTGGATGCCGAGCACCGGCAAGTACAAGGAGGTGTCGTCGGTCTCCTGGGCCGGCGACTACCAGGCCCGCCGGGCGGCCATCCGCTACCGCGAGCCGGGCGGCAAGCAGACCCGCTTCGTACACACCCTCAACGGGTCGGCCCTGGCCACCAGCCGGCTCTTCCCGGCCATCCTGGAGCAGTTCCAGCAGCCCGACGGCTCGGTGCTGATCCCCGAGGTCCTCCAGCCCCGCCTCGGCACCAACCGCCTAACCCCCCGCTAA
- a CDS encoding DUF3103 family protein, with translation MNPRPFRRTAVSLGIAVATLTAAVATPAYARPDHVVPAPAAVAASPVFAIVDGVARQVAVADRSELGRLGVSAANGPVDLLATSVNGRLAGDLRAANQRLLIAKGLPGGTGSLLRLRLAHPDMRAALARGESPLVAAAPTDDSATSVNAYDRFGRTVVLDAARVPQRPVLVVDVDTERALSAGLTLMREELGARGFDRAASARPASRASAAGVTASAGYWATKVDAVRLADDKEPWIKGAAEIYNLVAGFGLDGKVKVDLVQMPYLDHDGTTYYPNQLLVHFSSYKYNLADVVMMEDDGDTNYSALVKAIAGALLVIVDGGAYTPLVNAILDALPASWYTDDPDFVDAWYTLSTASSGRKYGAGANGWMDVSRYWVEQL, from the coding sequence GTGAACCCACGCCCGTTCCGCCGCACCGCCGTGTCGCTGGGCATCGCGGTCGCCACCCTGACCGCGGCGGTCGCCACCCCGGCGTACGCCCGGCCCGACCACGTCGTACCGGCACCGGCTGCCGTCGCCGCCAGCCCGGTGTTCGCCATCGTCGACGGCGTCGCCCGCCAGGTGGCGGTCGCCGACCGGTCCGAGTTGGGCCGCTTGGGCGTCTCCGCCGCCAACGGCCCGGTCGACCTGCTCGCCACCAGCGTCAACGGCCGGCTGGCCGGCGACCTTCGCGCCGCCAACCAGCGGCTGCTGATCGCCAAGGGCCTGCCGGGCGGCACCGGCTCGCTGTTGCGGTTGCGGCTGGCCCATCCGGACATGCGTGCGGCACTGGCCCGTGGTGAGTCACCGTTGGTGGCCGCCGCACCGACCGACGACTCGGCGACGAGCGTGAACGCGTACGACCGCTTCGGCCGCACGGTGGTGCTGGACGCCGCGCGGGTGCCGCAGCGGCCGGTGCTGGTGGTGGACGTGGACACCGAGCGGGCGCTTTCCGCGGGCCTGACGCTCATGCGGGAGGAGTTGGGCGCGCGGGGCTTCGACCGGGCGGCTTCGGCGCGGCCCGCGTCCCGTGCCTCCGCCGCCGGGGTGACCGCCTCGGCCGGTTACTGGGCCACCAAGGTCGATGCCGTCCGGCTCGCCGACGACAAGGAGCCCTGGATCAAGGGTGCCGCCGAGATCTACAACCTCGTGGCCGGGTTCGGGCTGGACGGCAAGGTCAAGGTCGACCTGGTGCAGATGCCGTACCTGGACCACGACGGCACCACCTATTACCCGAACCAGCTTCTGGTGCACTTCTCGTCGTACAAGTACAACCTGGCCGACGTGGTCATGATGGAGGACGACGGTGACACCAACTACTCGGCGCTGGTCAAGGCGATTGCCGGCGCCCTGCTGGTGATCGTGGACGGTGGCGCGTACACCCCCCTGGTCAACGCGATCCTGGACGCCCTCCCCGCCTCCTGGTACACCGATGACCCGGACTTCGTGGACGCCTGGTACACGCTGAGCACCGCCAGCAGCGGCCGGAAGTACGGTGCGGGTGCCAACGGCTGGATGGACGTCAGCCGGTACTGGGTCGAGCAGCTCTGA
- a CDS encoding L,D-transpeptidase, giving the protein MRFDRMNRRPVRVLAAVGVPLLLLAAGATGWALTPGAAPTAPPVSGPPAPTRAAPTSAAPTPERVPVAAPAPDDLPVVDYGPAPTGFPADPDTMDTTPLTEGLHPTRRIAAYTAPGGRPLAFLDPTINGVELTMPIAQRRSGWTAVLLPSANRTLAWLPSGGHTTVALPDQIVVERKPHRLTWYRAGRAVDSWEVSLGQRGQETPLGRTFVLGRTPPPQSVYGGVDIFALGSVPDDPDAVPASLRGAHIGIHSWYHDGELGKKTTNGCIRLTKSGQRQLLAEVRPGTEVVVVDELPAPPPTA; this is encoded by the coding sequence GTGCGTTTTGACCGAATGAATCGTCGACCCGTCCGCGTGCTGGCCGCCGTCGGCGTACCGCTGCTTCTGCTGGCCGCGGGGGCGACCGGCTGGGCGCTGACCCCCGGGGCCGCGCCCACCGCGCCGCCGGTCTCCGGGCCACCCGCGCCGACCCGCGCGGCCCCGACCAGCGCGGCCCCGACGCCGGAGCGGGTGCCCGTCGCCGCGCCCGCGCCGGACGACCTGCCGGTGGTCGACTACGGCCCGGCGCCCACCGGCTTCCCGGCCGACCCGGACACCATGGACACCACGCCGCTGACCGAGGGCCTGCACCCGACCCGCCGGATCGCCGCCTACACCGCCCCCGGCGGCCGGCCGCTGGCCTTCCTCGACCCCACCATCAACGGCGTGGAACTCACCATGCCGATCGCCCAGCGGCGGTCCGGCTGGACGGCGGTGCTGCTCCCGTCGGCCAACCGCACGCTCGCCTGGCTGCCGTCCGGCGGTCACACCACCGTGGCGCTGCCCGACCAGATCGTGGTGGAGCGCAAACCGCACCGGCTCACCTGGTACCGCGCCGGGCGGGCCGTCGACAGCTGGGAGGTCAGCCTCGGCCAGCGCGGCCAGGAGACCCCGCTGGGCCGGACGTTCGTCCTCGGCCGCACCCCGCCACCGCAGAGCGTGTACGGGGGCGTCGACATCTTCGCCCTCGGCTCGGTGCCCGACGACCCGGACGCGGTGCCGGCGAGCCTGCGCGGCGCACACATCGGCATCCACAGCTGGTACCACGACGGCGAGCTGGGCAAGAAGACCACCAACGGCTGCATCCGGCTCACGAAGAGCGGGCAGCGGCAACTGCTGGCCGAGGTCCGCCCCGGCACCGAGGTGGTCGTGGTGGACGAGCTGCCCGCCCCGCCCCCGACGGCCTGA
- a CDS encoding zinc-dependent alcohol dehydrogenase — protein sequence MRALCWVGTGELAVRQVPDPELRNGHDVVVRVRQSATCGGDLPLLAGRVPFLAVGDVLGHEFLGEVVDVGPEVRRHRVGDRVVVCSSVACGNCWYCRRDLHSCCDNGSADPAVAEAAWGHPTGGAFGQPRALGGFAGSHAEYVRVPYADVGAFTVPEPVSDDRALFASDAAPAGWMGADLGQVRPGDVVAVWGAGAVGQLTARAARLLGAERVIVIDAEEDRLRMAERHAGAETIDHRLADVPAELRERTGGRGPDVCVEAVGAAWNGHGPRSLADRFTGAAERPAAVREAVHACRKGGSVFLLGDFNGFVDAFPLGAVTHKGLTVRGARQHGQRYIPMLLERMASDELRTEHLATHRLPLERGAEGYALFRDRADGCVRAVLSPDLPPDGG from the coding sequence ATGAGGGCGCTGTGCTGGGTGGGCACCGGCGAGCTGGCGGTACGGCAGGTGCCCGACCCGGAGCTGCGCAACGGCCACGACGTCGTCGTCCGGGTCCGGCAGAGCGCCACCTGCGGCGGAGACCTGCCGCTGCTGGCCGGGCGGGTGCCCTTCCTCGCCGTCGGGGACGTGCTCGGGCACGAGTTCCTCGGCGAGGTGGTCGACGTCGGGCCGGAGGTACGCCGGCACCGGGTCGGCGACCGGGTGGTGGTCTGCTCCTCGGTGGCCTGCGGCAACTGCTGGTACTGCCGGCGTGACCTGCACTCCTGCTGCGACAACGGCAGCGCCGACCCGGCGGTCGCCGAGGCGGCCTGGGGCCATCCCACCGGGGGCGCGTTCGGCCAGCCCCGGGCGTTGGGCGGCTTCGCCGGCAGCCACGCGGAGTACGTCCGGGTGCCGTACGCGGACGTCGGCGCGTTCACCGTGCCGGAGCCGGTCAGCGACGACCGGGCGCTGTTCGCCTCGGACGCCGCGCCGGCCGGCTGGATGGGCGCGGACCTCGGCCAGGTGCGCCCCGGCGACGTGGTGGCGGTCTGGGGCGCGGGCGCGGTCGGGCAGCTCACGGCGCGGGCCGCGCGGCTGCTCGGCGCGGAACGGGTCATCGTCATCGACGCCGAGGAGGACCGGCTGCGGATGGCCGAACGGCACGCCGGCGCGGAGACGATCGACCACCGGCTCGCCGACGTCCCCGCCGAACTGCGCGAGCGCACCGGCGGGCGGGGCCCGGACGTGTGCGTCGAGGCGGTCGGGGCGGCCTGGAACGGGCACGGCCCCCGGTCACTGGCCGACCGGTTCACCGGCGCCGCCGAGCGGCCGGCCGCCGTCCGCGAGGCGGTGCACGCCTGCCGCAAGGGCGGCTCGGTCTTCCTGCTCGGCGACTTCAACGGCTTCGTCGACGCCTTCCCGCTCGGAGCCGTGACCCACAAGGGGCTGACGGTGCGGGGCGCGCGGCAGCACGGGCAGCGCTACATCCCGATGCTGCTGGAGCGGATGGCCAGCGACGAGCTGCGTACCGAGCACCTGGCCACCCACCGGCTGCCGCTGGAGCGGGGCGCGGAGGGGTACGCGCTGTTCCGGGACCGGGCCGACGGCTGCGTCCGCGCCGTACTCAGCCCCGACCTCCCGCCGGACGGCGGCTGA